In a single window of the Cucumis melo cultivar AY chromosome 11, USDA_Cmelo_AY_1.0, whole genome shotgun sequence genome:
- the LOC103490426 gene encoding flowering time control protein FPA: MSGRVDGGRDRYRKDYMSRFDEKPQSGHSNSSNPPSRHLWVGNLAHVVVERDLSRYFSQFGELDSIAFQPSRSYAFINFKRDEDAMAAMRELQGFSLGGNPIKIEFTKADKPSASSRDEDYSQHREEKYYGARGSFSQGRHVSPDQFYPEKSKMSDKNTEPSEVLWIGFPALLKVDEMILRKAFSPFGEIDKITTFPGRTYAFVRFRGVASAWRAKETLQGKLFGNPRVHICFAKNDSGSSNGGRSSINAPLSPRSPHLFSNMDSGDFDSRGFNRKSNLWTSGNNGFEIKRSGEFSSKLGPSLDRYEHGSPTKERGPLNNFPQRLPQPSPFYDDPWDLPEDMNLYHGSKKLKTGAFPQDKELPEYPLSDLEQDKRIIPKLYPDFPPSETFDKKMKSGLPLGYKQTPDRPITMPVSYGEKSEHWREPYDNFQDPDFLPPNDVARKRFSPDSEQSTVKEWKWEGTIAKGGTPVCRARCFPVGKVLDILLPEFLDCTARTGLDMLSKHYYEAASAWVVFFVPESDSDIVLYNEFMHYLGEKQRAAVSKLDDRTTLFLVPPSEFSEKVLKVPGKLSISGVVLRLERPGAITRPPPYQNETKDANLLPLHSETLYTKLPVPPARFGPVSPLSDLSKSGINSTPLPRNVATSASPVLFHGSAQSAGSLSDQYVDNRHEYSIQQQNAMGPNSSSLNLQNSMLDIRNIQPQPSNNSMDSVIQERHFVDLREIRETGSSNYTLSNQQEMKPAASLATTLSSLPPDQLAQLASSLLGQQRQMANMSNATMTEELRQRNSVNESVVPLARYQNVPFQINLMNSEPQTSQIVQAPHIQHVQQHQMLNATGGQLMAQREVQTEALGNNHQEVQNSDVRGEAEADPQKRLQATLQLAAALLQQIQQGKGN, encoded by the exons ATG TCGGGTCGGGTTGATGGAGGAAGGGATCGTTACCGAAAAGATTATATGTCGAGATTTGACGAGAAGCCACAGTCTGGCCATAGCAATAGCAGCAATCCTCCCTCGAGACATCTTTGGGTTGGAAATTTGGCTCATGTTGTAGTTGAGCGTGATCTTAGCCGCTACTTTTCACAGTTTGGAGAGCTTGACAGTATTGCTTTCCAGCCCAGTAGGAGCTATGCTTTCATCAATTTCAAAAGGGATGAAGATGCAATGGCTGCCATGAGAGAGCTTCAAGGTTTTTCTCTTGGAGGGAATCCCATTAAAATTGAGTTTACCAAGGCG GATAAGCCATCTGCATCTTCACGCGATGAAGACTATTCTCAACATCGAGAAGAAAAATATTATGGAGCGAGGGGTTCTTTCTCACAAGGACGACATGTTAGTCCTGACCAGTTTTATCCTGAAAAGTCCAAAATGAGCGATAAAAATACAGAGCCCAGTGAAGTGTTATGGATAGGATTTCCAGCATTGTTAAAAGTGGATGAAATGATATTAAGGAAGGCCTTTTCACCGTTTGGGGAAATTGATAAGATTACAACATTCCCTGGGCGGACATATGCTTTCGTTCGTTTTCGAGGTGTGGCATCAGCTTGGAGGGCTAAAGAGACTCTACAGGGGAAACTATTTGGAAATCCCCGAGTACATATTTGTTTTgcaaaaaatgattctggtTCATCAAACGGTGGAAGGAGCTCAATAAATGCACCTCTTTCTCCAAGATCTCCTCACCTCTTCTCAAACATGGATTCTGGAGATTTTGATTCCCGTGGTTTTAATAGGAAAAGTAATTTATGGACTAGTGGGAACAATGGGTTCGAAATAAAGAGGTCTGGAGAATTCTCATCAAAATTAGGTCCATCCCTAGATAGGTATGAACATGGTAGTCCAACAAAAGAAAGAGGTCCTTTAAATAACTTTCCTCAGAGACTTCCACAACCTAGTCCATTTTATGACGATCCATGGGACTTGCCAGAGGATATGAACTTGTATCATGGGTCCAAGAAATTGAAGACTGGAGCCTTTCCCCAAGATAAAGAGCTCCCTGAGTACCCATTATCTGATTTGGAACAAGATAAACGTATTATTCCAAAGTTATATCCTGATTTTCCCCCATCAGAAACTTTTGATAAGAAGATGAAGTCTGGGCTACCTTTAGGGTATAAACAGACTCCAGATCGGCCTATAACCATGCCCGTATCGTATGGAGAAAAGAGTGAACATTGGAGGGAACCATACGATAATTTTCAGGATCCTGATTTTCTGCCACCCAATGATGTTGCAAGGAAAAGGTTCTCTCCTGATTCAGAACAGTCAACTGTAAAAGAGTGGAAATGGGAAGGAACCATTGCAAAGGGTGGAACACCTGTTTGTCGTGCTCGCTGTTTTCCTGTGGGAAAGGTTCTGGATATACTGTT GCCAGAGTTCTTGGATTGTACTGCAAGAACTGGTCTAGACATGCTTTCAAAGCATTACTATGAAGCAGCTAGTGCTTGGGTTGTTTTCTTTGTACCTGAAAGTGATTCTGACATCGTACTCTACAACGAATTCATGCACTATCTTGGTGAAAAGCAACGAGCAGCTGTTTCGAAGTTGGATGATAGAACCACCTTGTTTCTTGTACCACCATCGGAGTTCTCAGAAAAGGTGCTCAAAGTACCAGGTAAATTGAGCATTTCAGGAGTAGTTCTGAGGTTAGAGCGTCCCGGTGCCATTACAAGACCTCCTCCTTATCAAAATGAAACGAAAGATGCAAACTTGTTACCTTTACATAGTGAAACATTATATACAAAATTACCTGTGCCTCCCGCCAGGTTTGGCCCTGTATCACCTTTATCCGATCTCAGTAAATCAGGAATCAATAGTACACCCTTGCCGAGGAATGTTGCTACTTCAGCTTCACCTGTGTTATTTCATGGTTCGGCCCAGTCTGCTGGAAGTTTGTCTGACCAATATGTTGACAACAGGCATGAGTATTCAATTCAACAACAAAATGCCATGGGACCAAACTCGAGTTCTCTCAATCTACAGAATTCAATGTTGGATATTCGAAATATTCAACCACAACCTTCCAACAATTCAATGGATTCTGTAATTCAAGAACGTCATTTTGTCGATCTGAGGGAAATTCGGGAAACGGGCTCCAGTAATTATACTTTATCAAATCAACAAGAAATGAAGCCAGCAGCTTCTTTAGCTACGACTCTTTCCTCCCTACCGCCGGACCAACTGGCACAGTTAGCATCTTCTCTACTTGGGCAGCAAAGGCAGATGGCAAATATGTCGAATGCAACTATGACTGAAGAATTGAGGCAGCGAAACTCGGTCAATGAATCTGTTGTGCCATTGGCAAGGTACCAAAATGTTCCTTTCCAGATTAATCTGATGAACTCTGAGCCTCAGACATCCCAAATTGTTCAAGCTCCACATATACAACATGTACAACAGCACCAGATGTTGAACGCGACTGGTGGACAGCTTATGGCACAAAGAGAGGTTCAGACAGAGGCCTTAGGCAATAATCACCAAGAAGTTCAAAACTCTGATGTGCGTGGCGAAGCAGAAGCAGATCCACAGAAACGCCTCCAAGCTACTCTGCAGCTGGCAGCTGCTCTTCTTCAACAAATTCAACAAGGAAAAGGAAATTGA
- the LOC103490427 gene encoding uncharacterized protein LOC103490427, which produces MFTDGLDETAINWIKKGRDTTLQDETRLRSPLAEKTSPDLFPKSPLAYNTIGFMSSHALPPLKFHSGLLPLHSLASPSHNYEEDDDDGDYDINESIASVPFEEDGDYSDDDGLGFQDFDEDAFSYQSSVYSGGIKAPGTRSMCSINRGHLKENLRIEVPVNLRRCHDGKLGLRNFPQNFSTPNYGSQRQNQVRFHSARGPQVHARLFEDLAGTPSAPPIADVGGGEDTSTECESQTRRDSEASSEIDQTATACPLQAPEGLNGCKEVLTDWKACSPGTTQNFERTSTVGKDSYISNLQANYPDPSSCYSTSGQHAWQTLLAYDACIRLCLQAWERGCTDSPEFLRNGCLILRNAFGLHKFLLQPRLAQPTERGRNTEHSEQVVTLNPKKVVGKIRVEVKKLRLIPKRKLMNTYSQRGSIYMQVGAEYIRNISALVKNGINSLKEASFTITTEEQLSCLFQLKSATEGSDLESDSAVCLHPGSGDYHVFFPDAPGDTLLLEIQDVKKDTHGRTTISVSSLIDNTNDRIRWWPIYHDDQECVGKIQLSIVHTMTSEENNHMKSGPVVETLAYDLLLEAAMRAQHFCSTNLRIGGLWKWLLTEFAEYYGVSDSYTRIRYLSHIMNVATPTKDCLELVNELLEPIMKAKSDKSLTRQERSILLDCETQIESLLANVFENYKSLDENSPTGLADLLGPIKDSAAPALTPAVKLYTQLHDILSRDAQNMLSNYFQRGAKKRCRKYMVETDEFVSGNSEGLLMDPITISTAYLKMKQLCKNVRDEIQADIKIHNQHILPSSIDLSNITAAVYSTELCNRLRGFLSAWPPSGPLPYVNELLVATADFERSLESWNISPVQGGVDSRNLFHSYIMVWVQDMQLSLLDLCKAEKVPWSGVSTHHSTSPFPEEMYEKIRDSLVQYEVVINRWPQYSLILENAVANVERAILKALEKQYNDILTPLKDTIPKRLNMHVQKLTRRQSMAIYSVPNQLGMFLNTIKRILDVLHIRVEGILKSWASYMPVVGDKKSLFGEQMNAITVLLRTKYKNYLQATVGKLICNMQANRNTRLKRILEETREEEGEHEVRERMQMLSSQLVDSISNLHEVFTGLIFVAMCRGLWDRMGQIVLKFLEGRKENRVWYNGSYYALGILDDTFASQMQRLLGNAVQEKDIDPPRSVVEARSILCRDSTNATDTATYLYL; this is translated from the exons ATGTTCACAGATGGCCTTGATGAAACTGCTATTAACTGGATCAAAAAG GGTAGGGATACAACACTCCAAGATGAGACTCGACTTCGATCTCCTCTTGCGGAAAAAACCAGCCCCGATCTATTTCCTAAATCACCTTTGGCATATAATACAATCGGATTCATGTCTTCTCACGCTTTGCCACCTTTGAAATTCCATTCTGGATTGCTTCCTCTTCATAGTTTGGCTTCTCCCTCCCACAACTATGAAGAAGACGACGACGATGGAGATTACGACATTAATGAAAGTATTGCTTCGGTTCCATTTGAGGAAGATGGAGATTACTCTGATGACGATGGCCTAGGGTTTCAGGATTTTGATGAAGATGCATTTAGCTACCAGTCTAGTGTATATTCCGGTGGGATTAAAGCACCTGGAACCCGAAGTATGTGTTCTATCAATAGAGGGCATTTGAAGGAAAATCTCAGGATTGAAGTGCCTGTTAATTTAAGAAGATGTCATGATGGGAAGTTGGGATTAAGGAATTTCCCCCAGAATTTTTCTACTCCTAATTATGGAAGTCAGAGGCAGAATCAAGTCCGCTTTCACAGCGCTCGT GGTCCTCAAGTTCATGCACGTTTATTTGAAGATCTGGCAGGAACCCCCAGTGCACCTCCAATTGCTGATGTTGGAGGTGGGGAAGACACAAGCACAGAGTGCGAAAGTCAGACTAGACGAGATTCAGAAGCTTCAAGTGAAATTGATCAAACTGCTACTGCATGCCCATTGCAGGCACCTGAGGGTCTTAATGGTTGTAAAGAAGTTTTGACAGATTGGAAAGCTTGTTCTCCAGGAACCACCCAAAATTTTGAAAG AACTTCAACTGTAGGTAAAGATTCATATATCTCTAATCTTCAAGCAAACTATCCAGATCCTTCATCCTGTTACAGCACAAG TGGTCAACATGCCTGGCAAACGCTACTTGCATATGATGCTTGTATTCGGTTGTGTCTACAAGCATGGGAAAGAGGCTGCACTGATTCACCAGAATTTTTACGCAACGGGTGCCTGATTCTTCGAAATGCTTTTGG ATTACATAAGTTTTTATTGCAACCTCGGCTTGCACAACCAACTGAAAGGGGGAGGAACACTGAGCATTCAGAACAAGTAGTAACTCTGAACCCGAAGAAAGTAGTCGGAAAAATAAGAGTGGAAG TGAAAAAGCTTAGATTGATACCAAAGAGAAAACTGATGAACACGTATTCACAAAGAGGCTCAATCTATATGCAAGTAGGAGCAGAGTATATTCGAAATATTTCAGCTTTGGTGAAAAATGGCATAAATTCTCTAAAAGAGGCTTCGTTCACAATTACTACAGAAG AACAATTATCGTGCTTGTTTCAATTGAAGAGTGCTACGGAAGGCTCTGATCTGGAGTCCGATTCTGCTGTTTGCTTGCACCCTGGCAGTGGAGACTACCATGTCTT TTTCCCAGATGCTCCAGGAGATACTCTTTTGCTAGAAATCCAAGATGTTAAAAAAGATACCCATGGTCGAACTACGATTTCAGTTTCCTCCTTGATCGATAACACC AATGATAGGATTCGGTGGTGGCCCATATACCATGATGACCAGGAATGTGTTGGAAAAATTCAGCTTTCTATTGTTCATACGATGACAAGTGAGGAGAACAATCATATGAAG AGTGGACCAGTAGTAGAAACTCTTGCCTATGATTTATTGCTAGAGGCTGCTATGCGTGCACAACACTTTTGTTCCACAAATCTTAGGATTGGTGGACTTTGGAAGTGGTTGTTGACTGAATTTGCAGAGTACTATGGAGTTTCTGACTCATACACTAGGATCAG ATATCTTTCTCACATCATGAATGTGGCTACTCCAACTAAAGATTGCTTAGAGCTCGTAAATGAATTACTTGAACCCATAATGAAGGCCAAAAGCGATAAAAGTTTAACTCGACAAGAG AGAAGTATACTGCTGGATTGTGAAACTCAAATTGAGAGTCTGTTGGCAAATGTTTTTGAGAACTACAAGTCATTAGATGAAAACTCACCCACGGGGTTGGCAGATTTACTTGGTCCAATAAAAGACTCTGCAGCACCTGCTCTAACTCCAGCAGTGAAACTCTACACGCAGCTACATGATATACTCTCTCGAGATGCCCAGAATATGCTGAGCAACTATTTTCAG AGAGGGGCAAAAAAACGGTGTCGAAAGTACATGGTTGAGACTGATGAATTTGTCTCGGGAAACTCTGAAGGTCTTCTCATGGATCCAATTACCATATCCACGGCATATTTGAAGATGAAACAGCTATGTAAAAATGTTCGTGATGAAATTCAGGCTGATATCAAAATTCATAATCAGCATATACTACCAAG TTCGATTGACCTGTCAAACATCACTGCCGCTGTTTACAGTACCGAGTTGTGCAACAGGCTTAGGGGATTCCTCTCTGCATGGCCTCCATCTGGTCCACTGCCTTATGTAAATGAGCTTTTAGTAGCTACTGCTGATTTTGAAAGAAGCCTTGAATCATGGAATATCAG TCCTGTGCAGGGTGGGGTAGACTCTAGAAATCTATTCCACAGCTATATAATGGTGTGGGTACAGGATATGCAACTAAGTTTACTGGATCTATGTAAAGCAGAAAAG GTGCCATGGTCTGGTGTGTCAACACATCATTCCACCTCGCCCTTTCCAGAGGAGATGTATGAGAAAATAAGAGACTCACTAGTTCAGTATGAAGTAGTGATCAATCGATGGCCTCAGTATTCATTGATTTTAGAAAAT GCTGTTGCCAATGTCGAGAGAGCAATATTAAAAGCACTTGAAAAACAATACAATGATATCTTGACACCACTGAAAGATACCATTCCAAAGAGGCTGAATATGCACGTCCAGAAGCTAACAAGAAGACAATCAATGGCAATTTACTCCGTTCCTAATCAA TTGGGAATGTTCCTGAATACCATCAAGAGAATTCTAGATGTCCTACATATTAGAGTTGAAGGTATCTTGAAGTCGTGGGCTTCCTATATGCCTGTTGTGGGAGACAAGAAGTCACTGTTTGGAGAGCAAATGAATGCAATCACGGTTCTTTTGAGGACGAAGTACAAAAACTACTTACAGGCAACTGTAGGGAAGCTCATATGCAAT ATGCAAGCCAACCGAAACACAAGACTGAAAAGGATTTTGGAGGAAACGAGGGAAGAAGAAGGGGAGCATGAAGTTCGTGAAAGAATGCAAATGCTAAGTTCTCAACTCGTTGACTCCATATCAAACTTGCACGAGGTTTTCACAGGTCTTATATTCGTTGCAATGTGTCGAGGGCTCTGGGACAGGATGGGACAG ATTGTCTTGAAATTTCTGGAAGGCAGGAAAGAAAACAGAGTATGGTACAATGGGTCATATTACGCTCTTGGG ATATTGGATGATACATTTGCTTCTCAAATGCAACGATTACTAGGAAATGCAGTTCAAGAAAAAGATATTGATCCTCCTCGTTCAGTTGTTGAAGCTCGTTCAATTCTCTGTAGGGACTCCACAAATGCTACTGACACTGCCACTTATTTATATCTTTGA